One window of Cucurbita pepo subsp. pepo cultivar mu-cu-16 chromosome LG19, ASM280686v2, whole genome shotgun sequence genomic DNA carries:
- the LOC111782061 gene encoding F-box/LRR-repeat protein At1g67190-like — MEHLPVEVIGNILSHLRGARDAVIASATCKKWRKAWRNHLHTLSFDSDDWPVYHDLTTSRLEILITQTIFQTTALQHLAISMDEVEEFSAAPVMAWLMYTRETLRQLHYNVKTTPIFNIIEKCGRQKLEVLALAHNSITGVEPSYQKFPCLKSLSLSHVSISTLDLSLLLTTCPKLEKLALISPDISMSDMEVSSSSLRDIHVEAISLDKFILEADNLEAMHLKDCTLELFEVVSKGALRVLRIDDVSVIHLDIGENMENLEVVDVCNFTILWPKFYHMISKSSKLRKLRLWGVVFDDDEEVMDLETICMCFPWLSHLSLCYDLKDGTLQHSLQGSSHLLNVVVLELGWSVVSEFFSEWMEKLLGRCPNLKKLIICGVVSEVKTHEECQTLASITLSLVQLMRKYRHVEVQFEYE, encoded by the coding sequence ATGGAGCATCTTCCTGTTGAAGTGATCGGGAACATACTTTCCCATCTCAGAGGTGCTCGAGATGCAGTGATTGCTTCGGCAACTTGCAAGAAATGGAGAAAGGCTTGGCGCAATCACCTCCACACCCTTTCTTTTGATTCTGATGATTGGCCTGTGTATCATGATCTCACAACCAGCAGATTGGAAATTCTTATCACTCAAACCATATTTCAAACAACTGCACTGCAACATTTGGCGATTTCAATGGACGAAGTCGAAGAGTTCTCTGCTGCACCGGTTATGGCTTGGCTCATGTATACTAGAGAGACTCTGCGCCAACTTCATTATAATGTGAAGACGACCCCGATTTTCAATATCATTGAGAAATGTGGTCGACAAAAGCTTGAAGTGTTGGCGCTGGCTCATAACTCTATAACAGGCGTAGAACCCAGTTACCAGAAGTTCCCTTGCTTAAAATCACTTTCGTTGAGCCATGTCAGTATCTCTACATTGGATTTGAGCCTTCTTCTGACCACTTGTCCTAAACTCGAGAAATTGGCTCTAATCAGTCCTGATATTTCGATGTCGGATATGGAAGTTAGCAGTTCCTCATTGAGGGATATACATGTTGAAGCAATCAGTTTGGACAAGTTTATATTGGAGGCCGATAACCTTGAAGCTATGCATCTAAAAGATTGTACTCTTGAGCTGTTTGAAGTAGTTAGCAAGGGAGCTTTGAGAGTTCTAAGGATTGATGATGTTAGTGTTATCCATCTTGATATTGGTGAGAACATGGAAAATCTTGAGGTAGTAGATGTCTGCAACTTTACTATTTTGTGGCCGAAATTCTACCACATGATATCGAAATCATCGAAATTAAGGAAGCTTCGGCTGTGGGGCGTTGtatttgatgatgatgaagaggTAATGGATTTAGAGACCATTTGTATGTGTTTTCCTTGGTTAAGCCATCTATCACTATGTTATGATTTGAAAGATGGAACCCTTCAGCATAGTTTGCAGGGGTCATCTCATTTGTTGAATGTGGTAGTGCTTGAACTTGGGTGGAGTGTAGTTAGTGAATTTTTCTCTGAATGGATGGAAAAACTTCTTGGAAGGTGCcccaatttgaaaaaattgatcATATGTGGGGTTGTTTCTGAGGTTAAAACGCATGAAGAATGCCAAACTTTGGCGAGCATCACCTTATCCCTTGTCCAGTTGATGAGAAAGTATAGGCATGTGGAGGTTCAGTTTGAATATGAATAG
- the LOC111781989 gene encoding probable purple acid phosphatase 20 codes for MAVLQRKMPPFPAALTITTTIVVVAAVFSSLFCSVSSYERPLPRRNLVVPRRKDLDSDSPEQVHISLVGADKMMITWITEDSAPAVVEYGSSPGLYTNLVTGSTSSYKYTFYKSGYIHAATIGPLHPDTTYYYRCSSDSARNFTFKTPPAQLPIKFVVIGDLGQTEWTKTTLENIAKSDYDVLLLPGDLSYADVIQPLWDSFGRLVEPLASQRPWMVTQGNHEIERIPVIHSQPFTAYNARWRMPFEQSSSTSNLYYSFDTAGVHVIMLGSYTDFDSNSAQYGWLVADLKKIDRLKTPWIVVLVHAPWYNSNTAHQGEKESVDMKAAMEQLLYEARVDVVFSGHVHAYERFTRVHNGEANNCAPVYITIGDGGNREGLSSKYIDPKPEISIFREASFGHGEFEVMNATNAIWTWHRNDDDVAVVGDSFVFTSLSSIPACKI; via the exons ATGGCGGTTTTGCAGAGGAAAATGCCTCCGTTTCCGGCGGCGTTAACTATCACCACCACCATTGTCGTCGTCGCCGCCGtcttctcttctctgtttTGTAGTGTTTCGTCTTATGAACGGCCGCTGCCTCGCCGGAATCTCGTCGTTCCTCGCCGGAAAGATCTCGATTCCGATTCTCCAGAACAG GTACATATATCCCTTGTTGGTGCTGATAAAATGATGATAACATGGATCACTGAGGACTCTGCACCAGCCGTGGTGGAATATGGCTCATCCCCTGGACTTTACACCAACCTTGTAACTGGCTCTACTTCCTCTTAcaaatatacattttataaGTCTGGTTACATTCATGCTGCAACCATCGGTCCTCTCCACCCCGACACTACTTATTACTATCGTTGCAGCTCCGACTCTGCCCGCAATTTCACTTTCAAAACCCCTCCCGCTCAACTCCCTATCAAATTTGTTGTCATTG GTGATCTTGGGCAGACAGAATGGACCAAAACAACTCTCGAAAACATAGCCAAATCGGACTATGATGTGCTGCTGCTTCCTGGCGACTTGTCCTATGCTGATGTCATTCAGCCTTTATGGGATTCCTTTGGCAGGCTGGTTGAGCCATTGGCTAGCCAAAGGCCATGGATGGTGACACAAGGCAACCATGAGATTGAGCGCATCCCGGTGATTCATTCCCAGCCTTTCACAGCATACAACGCAAGATGGCGAATGCCTTTCGAGCAAAGCTCGTCGACATCCAATCTTTACTACTCGTTCGACACAGCCGGTGTGCACGTTATCATGTTGGGATCGTATACCGATTTCGATTCGAATTCGGCACAATATGGATGGCTTGTCGCCGACTTGAAGAAAATCGATCGATTGAAAACTCCATGGATTGTGGTGCTTGTTCATGCTCCATGGTATAACTCCAACACTGCTCACCAGGGTGAGAAAGAGTCCGTTGACATGAAGGCTGCCATGGAACAACTGCTCTACGAGGCTCGTGTAGACGTGGTGTTTTCAGGGCACGTTCATGCTTATGAACGCTTC ACTCGTGTTCATAATGGGGAAGCAAACAATTGTGCTCCTGTATACATTACAATCGGCGACGGGGGCAACCGTGAAGGCCTATCGAGCAA GTATATCGATCCAAAGCCAGAGATTTCGATATTTAGAGAAGCGAGCTTCGGACATGGCGAGTTTGAAGTGATGAATGCCACGAATGCAATTTGGACATGGCACCGGAACGACGACGATGTAGCGGTCGTCGGGGATTCATTTGTGTTTACGAgcctctcttctatccctgCATGTAAAATATGA
- the LOC111781943 gene encoding protein TERMINAL FLOWER 1-like, which yields MARSKISEPLVLGRVIGDVVDSFTPSIKMCITFSNKLVLNGYQFFPSSLSFKPRVHVSGEDMRSLFTLIMVDPDVPGPSDPFLREHLHWLVTDIPGTTDATFGREEVSYEIPKPTIGIHRFVFVLFKQKHRCSVNSPSSRDHFNTRRFAAENDLGLPVAAVYNLLFVQRFAQRGTAASSRR from the exons atggCAAGATCAAAAATATCAGAGCCTCTGGTTCTTGGAAGAGTGATAGGAGATGTGGTGGATTCCTTCACCCCATCCATTAAAATGTGTATCACTTTCAGCAACAAGCTCGTCCTCAATGGCTATCAATTCTtcccttcttctctctccttcaaACCCAGAGTTCATGTTTCAGGAGAAGATATGAGATCTTTGTTCACTTTG aTCATGGTTGATCCTGATGTTCCTGGCCCTAGTGATCCATTCTTGAGAGAACACCTCCActg GTTGGTGACTGACATTCCAGGAACTACTGATGCCACCTTTG GAAGAGAAGAAGTGAGCTATGAAATCCCAAAACCGACAATAGGAATACATAGGTTTGTGTTTGTTCtgttcaaacaaaaacatcGTTGTTCGGTAAACTCTCCATCTTCAAGGGATCATTTCAACACTCGAAGATTTGCAGCTGAGAATGATTTGGGTCTTCCTGTTGCAGCTGTTTATAATTTACTGTTTGTACAAAGATTTGCACAAAGAGGAACGGCTGCTTCAAGCAGGCGAtga
- the LOC111781934 gene encoding transmembrane 9 superfamily member 5-like, whose protein sequence is MAPCRKLIYSIFILIFLLPLPFSARIFRAIDDQRRASSSKPTGYAYGDQIPLFANKVFGADERCDADSYFSLPFCPPGEKLHKRKKSLNEILAGDCLTNTQYDLRFGVPVSEGFLCDKYMTEDDLKRFKTAIENKFEYQMYFADIWFGSKVGEAIEETGLGKKYYLFNHIEFNLDFMEDQVKGVNIVNSLDSSVAITNNTETPVEFSYSVVWNEIKPTNNSSYFKSWNKAPYGKASWVLEENRGLFWSGIWLWTTISFWWVALPLVVASPYLFRYVTLNRQPHQGSRFNDKVCQCPMFTSLLGALLGVGTQHLIIIVLLFVSAYQGIYPCNRERISVDIVLAYCLTSVPSAFIGRSFHEKFSPLKLKECVFLTGALYFYPAFLAVLLAKIFVSNSLMVNDAIYILSIAGIGSAILVYLCCIATRKWYEPEHDVTACPTRMVDVFNPPASSLWYMKTPAQMVLVGLSVFLPICLVMDDIYASLWGLKACGSFFTLFAVFSTVIITTIISAYALTGVQLLKNDYNWWWRSVLRGGSPAILMFVYGIYFLSKIKTESDREFLPLLVYNCCICYSLFLVLGTVSFRASHFAFRFYMGVVAKKRS, encoded by the exons ATGGCGCCATGTCGTAAACTGATTTACTCGATCTTCATTTTGATCTTTCTTCTCCCACTCCCCTTCTCCGCCAGAATTTTCAGAGCTATAGATGATCAAAGACGCGCTTCTTCATCAAAGCCTACAGGATATGCATACGGAGACCAAATTCCTCTGTTCGCCAACAAAGTATTTGGGGCCGATGAACGATG CGATGCAGACTCATATTTTTCGCTTCCATTTTGCCCTCCAGGAG AAAAACtacacaaaagaaagaaatccctGAATGAAATTCTGGCAGGCGATTGCTTAACCAACACTCAATACGATTTGAGATTCGGCGTTCCAGTATCGGAGGGCTTCCTTTGCGATAAGTATATGACAGAAGATGATCTCAAAAGGTTTAAGACTGCCATTGAAAACAAATTTGAGTACCAAATGTACTTCGCCGACATCTGGTTTGGAAGTAAGGTGGGGGAAGCCATTGAAGAAACAGGATTAGGGaagaaatattatcttttcaatcatattgaattcaacCTCGATTTCATGGAGGATCAAGTGAAGGGCGTTAATATTGTAAACAGTCTCGATTCTTCTGTGGCTATAACCAATAATACTGAAACCCCTGTGGAATTTTCCTACTCAGTCGTCTGGAATGAAATCAAACCCACCAACAATTCGAGTTACTTTAAATCCTGGAACAAAGCTCCATATGGGAAAGCCTCGTGGGTTTTGGAAGAGAATCGAGGCTTGTTTTGGTCGGGAATTTGGCTTTGGACTACCATTTCCTTTTGGTGGGTCGCATTGCCTCTTGTAGTTGCTTCGCCGTATCTGTTTCGGTATGTCACGTTGAACAG ACAACCTCATCAAGGTAGTCGTTTCAATGATAAAGTGTGCCAGTGTCCGATGTTCACATCCTTACTCGGTGCTTTATTGGGCGTTGGAACTCAGCATCTAATCAT AATTGTATTGCTTTTTGTTTCTGCATACCAGGGTATCTACCCCTGCAACCGTGAAAGAATCTCTGTTGATATTGTCTTGGCATATTGTCTAACATCAGTACCGTCTGCATTTATAGGCAGATCATTTCACGAGAAATTTTCCCCACTTAAATTG AAAGAATGTGTCTTTCTTACGGGAGCACTCTACTTTTATCCGGCGTTCCTAGCTGTTCTTCTAGCAAAGATATTCGTGTCGAATAGCTTAATGGTGAACGATGCAATCTATATTCTGTCAATAGCAGGAATTGGCAGTGCCATTTTAGTGTACCTATGTTGCATAGCAACAAGGAAGTGGTATGAACCAGAGCATGATGTTACAGCTTGTCCCACCAGAATGGTAGACGTATTTAACCCACCAGCTTCCAGTTTATGGTATATGAAGACACCTGCTCAGATGGTTCTTGTGGGGCTGTCAGTCTTCTTGCCTATCTGCTTGGTAATGGATGACATCTATGCAAGCTTGTGGGGTTTGAAGGCGTGCGGGTCATTCTTCACCTTATTTGCAGTCTTCTCAACTGTGATCATAACTACCATAATTTCTGCGTATGCGCTTACTGGTGTCCAGTTACTCAAAAATGACTACAACTGGTGGTGGAG ATCAGTGCTACGCGGGGGGTCACCTGCCATACTCATGTTTGTTTATGGCATCTACTTCCTTTCCAAGATCAAAACTGAAAGTGACAGAGAGTTCCTCCCTCTTTTGGTGTACAATTGTTGCATTTGCTACTCATTGTTTCTGGTTCTAGGAACTGTGAGCTTCAGGGCTTCGCATTTCGCCTTTAGATTCTACATGGGTGTAGTCGCCAAGAAACGGTCCTAA